AGATTGAACCCATCTATGTGCTGCTACGTGAGACTGAAGATGTCAACTTGTCCCATGACCTGCTGGAACCTGAGCCTGCTGAGATCCCTGCTCTCAAACAGAGGTCAGTTCTCAACAAGTGTTAGAAATGCATCAGTTCATTCCTGTCAATGTCCTGGGGGTCGTCCTCCTGAGTCATATTCTAAACAGTTCTGCTGACAACACATGGAATTTCACCTGAAGTCACTTAAGCGACATAGAAATTCTGTTCTCATAATTATTAATGCTTGATTAAACTGTTGAAGATCACTATTTAAGGGGTATATGCTCAAACTTTCTTCCAGTCGTGAACGTGCTGCAGCATCTGGAGCAAACCCTGCAGGCGGCCAGCATCGTGAAGCCTGGTCTAACAAAGGCTCATCCTATGCTGACCTGTACACACAGAATGTGGTTATCAGcatggaggagcaggaagatcaaaagaaacaaatcgAGAGCAAGCCACCTAAAGAGAGGCCCGTGTGGTTGACCCAGAGCACCGTGCAGGGTGCTTACAATGAGCCTGACATCCTCAAGAACCGTAAGTTCTGCttccaaatatttttgtttgtttcaaaactaTACATTTTGGAGGACAAGCTGTCTGTGTGAGTTGGAGAAAAATCAGGAATGGAGGCAAAATGAGCTTTCAAAATTCATTATGACTATTTACATACCTATAAGACCTTTcgaaatgttaatgtttttgttgaattaCAGCTTGTCCTTAAAGAAGCCCTTAATTAATGCTGCCCTAAAGCATTGCACCCATATTAGTGTAATTGTTGTTCCACTTTAAAACAAGTCTTCTGCCCCAATCTCAATATTTCCTTCTCTGTAAATTAGAAAACATTAATTTCGCCTTTAACTTCCCTCCCACTCttaaatgctgttttcactgtcatGATTTGTAAATGTAATTGCCTGTCCATGGCAAGGCTTGCTGAACACAAAGGATTTTTCAGAAAATAGTAGAATGATCATGGGTGTTGCAGTGGGATGAGCCAAATCCAGAGCCACACCTGTGGCTGCTCTTCTCTGACCTTTAATTTCAAAACCAGACTTCTTTGTAGTTGAACCCGGCTGTTACAGTTCAGCTCAGGTTATCTCTGACTGTCAGAGTGGTGTCACACTAAACCGTAATTGCTTAATTGAAATAATGAGACTTTATTATTGCATGGCTGAACAAGGATTGGTCATTAATAAAATCTGTTCTCACAGAAATTGCATGAATTATTCCTTCCAAATGTTCTGGCTGAGGTGTGTGCCTGCCCAACTGCAATGATGTGGCTGTCATTTAGAGCCCTTGCAGTCAGGAAACAGagatatttgatttaaaataaaacttttattgaAAAAGTAACTTGTTTCATAGAAGATATCCTGATCATGGCTTTTAAGGCACCGATCAAGAGTCTTTACCAAAATAGTGATTGAATGTTTTTCTCagctgaaacagcagcaacaacacacctcatttaaattattaaatgaaatgatataaattttataaatgataaaaaatgaaaaaaatatcaacttgTGAGAATTGTTGGGACTTGTAAGTGTTGCAATGGTTACTGAATAATAATTGAAGTTGGGAGTTGGTCATACCACATGATAGATTTTCACCTGTTCTAGACACTATTTAACAAAAATAAGCATGAATGGTTCAAAATATTTGAAGGCAGCCCAGACAAGGCAAGGAGGGTGGCAGATTAAGGTTGATGCGTTTCTAATAACAGGCGGAGACATTGTATCCGAAGCCCAGGATGGAGCAGCTGGTCGTGGGCTTGGTCAgtctgatgaaaatgaagaggTGATGCGTGCCCTGCTCATCCATGAGAAGAGGGGAGTggcaggaggtggaggcggAGGTGGAGCAAGCTCTGCTGCCAGGGGACTTGCCTCAGCCACGGCTAATGCCAGCGACTCAGAGAGTGACACTAGCGAATCAGACGACGACTTTCCCTCAGTTCCTCCCACCGCTGCGGCTGTTCAGCATCGGGccgacgaggaggaggaagacgatgatgatgagttTGAGGAAGTGGGGGATGAGCCACTGGTGATGGTAGGAGGTAGGCAGTTCTCGTACCGAGAGGTGAGCCAGAGGCCAGAACTGGTGGAGCAGATGTCTGCACAGGAAAAAGAGGCTTACATTGAAATGGGACAAAACCTCTTCCAGGACATGTACTTCTGAACACACTCATACATTTACATGCATACACTATTTCCTTCTGCTTTCAGTGGTGTTATTAGAGGAAGACAAAGTGCTGCTCAACAAGTATTGATTACCCTTCTCATGCTCCTGTATTGCCAGGACCAAGGATTTGCTCTGACAGTGTTGCCCCCAAGGGATCACACTCATACATTCTACGTACAGTGTCAGAAGTATTTTTAAGCGAGAGAACTGCCCATCTCCAGTTTATGCACAGTCTTacataggttttttttttgttttttttggcttgtatttgttttgtttcattttgtttgtaaatttacCAGGATGCCGACACAAGTCACAGTTTTCATTGTTCATcaattcattattcttttttttttttttttttaatgctttgagTCCACTCTCACGGACGTGGGTACTGCAAAAAAACCCTCTGAGAAGTAATACAGTACTGTGCCTGCACACAGTGAGGAAGGAGCAGCTACTGCTGTCACGCAGCTTTCACCACACTTTTAGTGTGTACAAGGTGATGAcgtattattttgtatttttctgaagCATGTCAGCAGACCTAACTTACAGGCTCATACCTGGCAAACACTTAATCTGAGGGTGAGAACATATGGGTGGTGTGGTCAACAGTGAAATTATTCAGAGGGGTCTGTAATGAAACACTGTAGTCCACAAATATAGATGGAAGTGCAACAAATGTGCGAACAGTgtgaatttttttaaaatcattaggtaaactgaaaatattatgTCCACATTTGGAAGCAATTTAGATTGAGATTGGTTGAGCTATGAAAAGTGAAGAGGCCAAGTTACATTACATCCCTATCTGGTTTACAGGTGAACTTCATATTCCATATTCTGTGTTTGGATACAACTTCATCCTACAACATTTTCCTACATGTTTTAGGAAGTAGCACATTTCTTGACATCTGAAATTCAATTTAACATCAATTGAATTCACcatttgcttttgatttgtattcactttggaaataaaaaataaaaactaaaccattttctttctgctcttatCTAAAACTTCCATGAAATAtctctttccttttgttctCTACACAATACAGGGTACCTTGCAAATGTGTGTCAGGAGTCCATGTTTGTGAAATGCagaacaaaatgcatttttgttcTGAGTAAAACCTATagtgggcagcatggcggcatagtggttagcactgtcactccacaataagaaggccgtggattcggttcccagcctgaggattttctgtgctgtgtttgcttgttctccCGTGTCGGTGTGTACCCTCtgcctgtttcctcccaccatccaaagacatcatgtttggattaactggtgactaaattgtccataggtctgagtgtgagtggttgtgtgtctttgtgtgttggccctgtcatggactgttgacctgtccagggtccaATCCCAGCCAATCCCCCCCATGACCTGgcaacagaaaagcagtagaaggtGGATGGAAAACCTATAGCTATTGcgtaaatatttataaatcatgatgaaagtcaacattttaagagttctgtaaatgtgttttactCCCGTCTGGTTTCGTATGGTTGGAAATCCTTGCTGTTAACCAGCTGCTCCATACACCATTAATGAACACAGGTGACACTGCAGTATGCAGACTTCAGGTGGAAAGCTGCCATGAACGCTTCCTCTGctggaaaaatatttctgtctgaAACACCTATGACTAGGAAAGAGACGAGACCAgagcacagacagactgaccgTGGGGACAATATCTTCATTTCTAGGTGGCTAGTGGCCAAAATATCCATAAAAGTGCGGAAAAGAATTAGTCTGGCGTGACATTTAGTGGCAGTGTTTACCAGACCGTAATTTaatgacaacagcagcatcttCTTTTGGCTCTAATCTAGTTGTGTACAGTAGTTATTTTAGAATTGTATAAATGGTTAAAGATGGAGAATCCCAAGTTATTCTTTAACAAAGACTAGCATGTATTTCACATCATTCCTGTCGAAGGTCATATCTTCCCTGTCTTCCCAGGTCACATTCAGGTGACAGTTATCTATTGAAGCATTCCCTGCCAGGCAGATGTACTTCCAGCTCTCCTCTGGATATCTTCCAGCAGGGCTTTTTGTAACACGGTTTTCTAAGTAATGACTGCTTTGATGTAACCACAGTAACCTGCAGCACTGGGTCACCTACTCATAATGGGGGCAATTTCACCTCAAAGCAGAAGCCTAAATACTGATGTGGGCCTGGCATTTAGAGCAAAGTGtccttttcaaatcaaatggtAAATGTTAAACGTGCCAAGGTGACCGCTGTGGTAAAAattctctctctgcatctcttGGAGCCACGTTtactggataaaaaaaaaaatctgattttcaccACTGAACAGGgtaagatttttgtttttttttgttttaccttttaaTATAGTGTACATTTTCTTTATACATGCAAATGGTGGAAATAATTTTCTATAAATATCCTCAATCTTAAAATGTATGTCATTTTAAGAAGAACCTGTACACAATCCTTTAAATTGGAGATATCTGCTGGAGACAACAGTAGTAGCAGCGAcatatcatttctttttttcctcttcccttctGTTAGGGCTGGGGTTCGCACCCGGGGCCTTTTCATGCACGTTAACACTGAGGTATGTCCCCTGGCCAATAGTGGCTGCATACCGtgattgtttaaataaataaataaataaataaaggtgaTGTTTGAACTAAAGAAACCAATACAAAGTCTGTAAAGTGAGATTCCCTGAATGTTAGTGTCAGTCTCCCAGACAAGTAGACTTAATAGTTGTAACATGTCTGcagtccatttttattttatcaaatcCGCACTGACAGTCGGCCGTGAAGCAAGGAGCACCAGACTCCAGTCATTGCCACTGATGTAACCATTGTCAAAAAGCATTGATGAGATATTTGAAAGGTAACATGTTTTACTTTCTGGAGGTCTCCAGGTCCTTACAGGGAGTTGTCAATTTAGCCAACAAGATAACAAACTCAAGCATTCCCACTGATACAGCTGCAGAtgcagaaggagggagggaagtggATGAAGCCTAGAGAAAGAGTTGCTGCAAATAAATTGCTCGATCGTCTCTTATGGACTTCTGCTGAGAATAGTCACAATATCGAATACGCACTTGATTTTTGTGATCCTTAATTACTAACTTATCAATAACCCTTAATTACAGactgaaagaagaagaatgggCAGGACAACAGGACTTGTAGGTCTCCTGTAAGGTAAggtgtgttgcttttgttggtATACAATGCTTGTAGACATTAATATATGCATTATTTTTGTGCCAATTGTGCAAAATGATATGAATTATGGAGACTCAAAAGTAATCTAAGAATGTATAGCATGCCTGCAATGGCAAACATTTGgccatttgcatttttataaaaaaccttgtaaaaaaatattaatcctaaaaataaaaaatactgtctAACCACGTCACCAGTGACCAATGACTTTTGACATGGTGCTAGTCTGTGTGAGGTAGTTAACTGTTGCTAATGGTTTGATCAAAAGAGATTATGTGATTGTGTTTAAATTATATATGATGTAAGTCATACTTGGCATGTTTACGGTaaaaggtgttgtttttttttccttcacgtTTGTTAGTTTTGATTGCACTGCTATTCACTACAAGGCTCACATCCAGCCCCCCATGTTCAACCTTTCTTacctaaatatttaaaaagaggCTCTAACATGCACTGAGAGCCAGCAAGGCAACGCTATGGAGCAGGTTGTGATTTGTGAAAATAGTTAAAGAGAATGCCGACGTGGCTGTGTGTCTACTGTGAGAGCAGTGTTTAATGTGCCATTAGGCTGCTGTTTGCCAACAAACCAGCCATAACTCAGCTCTAGAAGCAGTTTCAGGAAGATTAGTAGCAGAGGAACACCTGCTGACTGGGTctttaaaacctttttcttaCAGTTTTATTCCTTCAATCACacattaatgtttgtttgttacttGTTGACATTCGTGTTACTACCCCTTTAATGTTCATACATCCCACATTAAAGTACACGCAGTACTGCATTTACTTGACAAGTGGAGATCCCAATATTACTTTACTTACTTAATTGTCAGCGTACAGATCGTCGGAAGACAGACCAAAGCATTCTGAAACTAGCGCCAGCAAATTTAAATGGCAATCATTGTCTTTACCAGGAGAATTGCTTGCATTGGATGTATAGAAATGTCAACCTCTGTAGAGGAACTTAGTGAGGTGTGACACCTCTAGCCCTACAAGTCCATACATTCCTTTTAAGTTAGAGGATGGACACCTGTAGGGCAGAGCATAAAGGTCATGATGAAAACAAGACTTGGCCTCATTAAAACATCCCCCACCCTTCTAGACAGCTCAATTAAAAAGCCAACCTCACACTGTTCCATTGATCTGCCAAGGCAAGCCTGAGAATGAGGAAGTAGGCCTGGGTATAGGGAGGGAAAGAATACTCTGCAGGGATTCCCAAGGCTTAAAAGAAGAAGTGAGGGGACCTTGAAGATCAGGTGTAGCTTCATGAGTTAGCTGGTAATTAGTTTAATCATGCTGGAGTTTGCACACATTAGTCATCTAGAGACAAATGTTCCTCCATGCAGAtgagttcatttgtttgtgaaacGCAGAGAGTGATTTAACAGAGAAGTAGTTAAGGTTAACATCCTGGGAGCAAGCCGCATCCGATcggaagggttagggttataaaGCAGGTTGTAATAGCTCAGGCTTTTACGAGATGTGTGCGAGGAGATTACATAAGATTTCATTGATTGTGGGGGGCTTCTGTCACTATTCATCCACTGAAGCCCGAAGAATTGtgatttaatgattttctgCCATTCAGATTGCAATTTTCTGTGATCACCTGTTTCTAAATCTGTgaaatatatctatatattgatttgtgtatttctaGGTCTGTTAGGAGGTGTAGGAAGGGAAATGAGATGATAGATTAAACGATTTGGaagtttaaatttgtttttaggAGTATAAAGTTTGGCACATCACTTTATTAGAACTGTTGGAGCCAGAACATGCTACCTCCAGTGGTGCAAAATTGAAAATGACAGAACAGCTAGATCCGTTACAAAGCTGACTACATCTTGAACTGGGATACTCCGCTCACTTTACACCATCTGGATGATGCTTgctgcatgaaaaaaagaattccCCATCAACCGTTGGTGCAGCAAGAGACACCCATGGTTGTCTACACCAATTTATTTAGCCAGCCAAGGGagttttcagcagcagtgggACAAAGAAATGCCTGCTCTATATCTGGGATCTGGGGCATTTGTTCTTCCTTACATGTGAgcctttaatatatttttagtgTGTTAAAAGTAAATTcaatttattacatttgaatCAAGTCTGAATCAGGCTTCTGGCAGTGTATCTAGTTGAATTCCTTCAGCTGTTTATgcattaataaaaaca
This portion of the Echeneis naucrates chromosome 21, fEcheNa1.1, whole genome shotgun sequence genome encodes:
- the gtf2e1 gene encoding general transcription factor IIE subunit 1 codes for the protein MIEPELLTEVPAALKRLAKQVVRGFYGVEHALALDVLIRNPCVREEDMLELLKFDRKQLRSVLNTLKADKFVKCRMRVETAPDGKTTRHNYYFINYRVLVNVVKYKLDHMRRRIETDERDSTNRASFRCPCCFSTFTDLEANQLFDPMTGTFRCTFCQTEVEEDESVCPDARTLVARFNEQIEPIYVLLRETEDVNLSHDLLEPEPAEIPALKQSRERAAASGANPAGGQHREAWSNKGSSYADLYTQNVVISMEEQEDQKKQIESKPPKERPVWLTQSTVQGAYNEPDILKNRGDIVSEAQDGAAGRGLGQSDENEEVMRALLIHEKRGVAGGGGGGGASSAARGLASATANASDSESDTSESDDDFPSVPPTAAAVQHRADEEEEDDDDEFEEVGDEPLVMVGGRQFSYREVSQRPELVEQMSAQEKEAYIEMGQNLFQDMYF